The following coding sequences lie in one Streptomyces sp. NBC_00510 genomic window:
- a CDS encoding carboxypeptidase regulatory-like domain-containing protein — protein sequence MLVPRPSRPLSRYSRGAPARPTRSQWRRAVGGAAALLLAALAVQLPQQSPAVADDAGQATESLCGAPQPGHFGCFAVRRADTDSGRTARSATPEGFGPADLRSAYDLPADGGAGATIAVVAAYDNPMAEQDLAAYRAQYGLPPCTADNGCFRKVDQRGSTDYPQPNDGWAGEISLDLDMVSAVAPKAHILLVEADSSATDDLGTAVNTAVALGARYVSNSYGAYYDGPDLAALDAAYFDHPGTAVVFASGDYGHGLSYPASSPYVTSVGGTSLSRSDTGERGWTETVWSGTGSGCSAYQPKPAFQTGTGCDKRSVADVSAVADPDTGVAVYNTYSGGGWGVYGGTSASAPIIAGLYALAGTPVEGTYPAGYPYRAPGALNDVTTGSNAQCSDDAPCDPDTTPACEPANSCTAGPGYDGPTGLGTPNGVGAFRPGPHGAVTGKVTDKATGKALSGATVRLGAHAAVTAADGSWSLTAPTGSYTLTVNAFGYSQKDLGKVTLADGTELTRNAALAPVPTATVSGTVRDGGGHGWGLYARLTVDGVPGTVHTDPRTGRYSVRLERGKTYTLRATGLYPGYRPAETKVVLGSSPKTADLTLPLVGSGTLPPGYAVDYHGGGFQSFDTAAKPAGWSIVNHTAAGGWGFDDPLARGNQTGGDGGFAQVDDYALGWGEVDTELISPDYDFSAQTRPALEFDTALPSLWRFNDPTADIDVSTDGGDHWENLWHHTDVVEGPSHQVVPLTAYAGESSVRLRFHFAGSLTGIWQLDNVAVGTRSLVTVPGGLLTGRVTDANTGAGVVGATVSAAKAPEDSGHSIATLDDPAVGDGLYWAFSSRAGRQEFTAELPAFGYPAGTSAVTVKADAVTAADLVLRPSRLKATPGAVGVTVPWGGKKTVTVKVRNTGGAPASLAVGEQAVAGTPARVSGAARERTAASPDPLDVAATATTSTTAAGRTAGATAGQAWQPLADLPQPMTGGIAAVYDGVLYTGLGQTPDGQWTTALRSYDPATATWKDLAPAVTKRSGAAYGFVRGKLYVVGGKNRAGTPIAGGEVYDPASDTWSRIADAPKAYGNSAAAAVGDRLYVIGGCTGVSCGTRDVQVYDPAGDTWSTGPAYPVPTSWQSCGTVDGTLYCAGGVHQGDGQPPHATAVGYALDRAAGRWTPIADPPVDFWGAATASGGGRLMAAGGVLVGAAAVTNEAYAYDPAADTWSALPNLPQPLYAAAGAPGWSVLGGQSADRVMQTSALELSGYDAPHGDVTWLAAKAGSSSVGAGRTAELTVTVDARDMGPADAGVHQARLVIDSDGPYASVTVPVAMTVVAPPGWTHLTGTVSGAGRHGGSTPLAGATVRVGTGAGAHTLNTAVDGSYQLWLPDAGPTVSLTVSAEGYRTAERTVRPRGRDAVTADVVLTRR from the coding sequence GTGCTCGTTCCCCGTCCTTCACGCCCCCTCTCCCGGTACTCGAGGGGTGCCCCCGCCCGGCCAACGAGATCCCAGTGGAGACGTGCCGTCGGCGGGGCCGCGGCCCTGCTGCTGGCCGCCCTCGCGGTCCAACTGCCGCAGCAGAGCCCGGCCGTCGCCGATGACGCCGGGCAGGCGACGGAGTCGCTCTGCGGCGCCCCGCAGCCCGGGCACTTCGGTTGCTTCGCGGTGCGCCGGGCGGACACCGACAGCGGTCGCACCGCACGGTCCGCCACCCCCGAGGGATTCGGACCGGCCGACCTTCGCTCGGCGTACGACCTGCCCGCGGACGGCGGCGCCGGGGCGACCATCGCGGTCGTGGCGGCCTACGACAACCCGATGGCCGAGCAGGACCTCGCCGCCTACCGGGCCCAGTACGGGCTGCCGCCCTGCACGGCGGACAACGGATGCTTCCGCAAGGTCGACCAGCGCGGGAGCACCGACTACCCGCAGCCCAACGACGGCTGGGCCGGCGAGATATCCCTGGACCTGGACATGGTCTCGGCCGTCGCGCCGAAGGCGCACATCCTCCTCGTCGAGGCCGACAGCTCCGCCACGGACGACCTGGGCACCGCCGTCAACACCGCGGTGGCACTGGGCGCCCGCTACGTCTCCAACTCCTACGGCGCCTACTACGACGGCCCGGACCTCGCCGCCCTGGACGCGGCGTACTTCGACCACCCCGGCACCGCCGTGGTGTTCGCCTCCGGCGACTACGGCCACGGGCTGAGTTACCCGGCCTCCTCCCCCTACGTGACGTCCGTCGGCGGCACCTCGCTCAGCAGGAGCGACACCGGTGAGCGCGGCTGGACGGAGACGGTGTGGAGCGGCACGGGCTCGGGGTGCTCCGCGTACCAGCCCAAGCCGGCGTTCCAGACCGGCACCGGCTGCGACAAACGGTCGGTGGCGGACGTCAGCGCGGTCGCCGACCCCGACACCGGCGTGGCGGTCTACAACACCTACTCCGGCGGCGGGTGGGGCGTCTACGGCGGCACCAGTGCCTCCGCCCCGATCATCGCCGGTCTGTACGCGCTGGCCGGGACGCCCGTCGAGGGCACCTACCCGGCCGGGTATCCGTACCGCGCGCCCGGCGCGCTCAACGACGTGACCACCGGCAGCAACGCGCAGTGCTCCGACGACGCGCCCTGCGACCCGGACACCACGCCCGCGTGCGAGCCCGCGAACAGCTGCACCGCGGGCCCCGGATACGACGGGCCGACGGGACTGGGCACGCCGAACGGCGTCGGTGCCTTCCGCCCCGGCCCGCACGGCGCAGTGACCGGCAAGGTCACCGACAAGGCCACCGGCAAGGCGCTGTCCGGGGCGACGGTACGGCTCGGCGCGCATGCGGCGGTCACCGCCGCGGACGGAAGTTGGTCGCTGACGGCGCCCACCGGCTCGTACACGCTGACGGTCAACGCCTTCGGCTACTCCCAGAAGGACCTGGGCAAGGTCACCCTCGCCGACGGGACGGAGCTGACCAGGAACGCGGCGCTCGCGCCCGTGCCGACCGCCACGGTGTCCGGGACGGTCCGGGACGGCGGCGGACACGGCTGGGGCCTCTACGCCCGGCTGACCGTCGACGGCGTGCCCGGCACCGTGCACACCGACCCCAGGACGGGCCGCTACTCCGTCCGCCTCGAGCGCGGCAAGACGTACACGCTGCGCGCCACCGGCCTCTACCCCGGCTACCGGCCGGCCGAGACGAAGGTCGTGCTCGGATCGTCCCCGAAGACGGCCGACCTGACGCTCCCTCTGGTCGGCTCCGGCACCCTCCCGCCGGGCTACGCCGTCGACTACCACGGCGGCGGTTTCCAGTCCTTCGACACCGCCGCGAAGCCTGCCGGGTGGAGCATCGTCAACCACACCGCCGCCGGCGGCTGGGGCTTCGACGACCCACTCGCCCGCGGCAACCAGACCGGTGGTGACGGCGGCTTCGCCCAGGTCGACGACTACGCCCTCGGCTGGGGCGAGGTCGACACCGAACTGATCAGCCCTGACTACGACTTCTCGGCGCAGACCCGGCCGGCGCTGGAGTTCGACACCGCGCTGCCCAGTCTGTGGCGCTTCAACGACCCCACGGCCGACATCGACGTGAGCACCGACGGCGGGGACCACTGGGAGAACCTCTGGCACCACACGGACGTCGTGGAGGGCCCCTCCCACCAGGTCGTTCCGCTCACCGCCTACGCCGGCGAGTCCTCGGTGCGGCTGCGCTTCCACTTCGCCGGCTCCCTGACCGGCATCTGGCAGCTGGACAACGTCGCCGTCGGCACCCGCTCGCTGGTCACCGTGCCCGGTGGGCTGCTGACGGGCCGGGTGACGGACGCCAACACCGGTGCCGGAGTGGTCGGCGCGACCGTCTCCGCCGCGAAGGCACCCGAGGACAGCGGCCACAGCATCGCCACGCTGGATGACCCGGCCGTCGGCGACGGTCTGTACTGGGCCTTCTCCTCCCGTGCCGGCCGGCAGGAGTTCACCGCCGAGCTGCCCGCGTTCGGCTATCCGGCCGGGACGTCGGCCGTGACGGTCAAGGCCGACGCCGTCACCGCCGCGGACCTCGTGCTGCGCCCGTCCCGGCTGAAGGCCACCCCCGGTGCGGTGGGCGTCACCGTTCCCTGGGGCGGGAAGAAGACCGTCACCGTGAAGGTGCGCAACACCGGCGGTGCCCCGGCCTCTCTCGCCGTCGGCGAGCAGGCCGTCGCGGGAACCCCGGCGCGCGTGTCCGGGGCCGCCAGGGAGCGGACGGCGGCCAGCCCCGATCCGCTCGACGTCGCTGCCACCGCCACGACCAGCACCACGGCGGCGGGCCGGACCGCCGGGGCGACCGCCGGGCAGGCGTGGCAGCCGCTCGCGGACCTCCCGCAGCCCATGACCGGGGGGATCGCGGCCGTGTACGACGGCGTCCTCTACACCGGTCTCGGCCAGACCCCCGACGGTCAGTGGACCACCGCCCTGCGCTCCTACGACCCGGCCACGGCGACCTGGAAGGACCTCGCCCCGGCCGTCACCAAGCGCAGCGGCGCGGCCTACGGGTTCGTCCGGGGCAAGTTGTACGTCGTCGGCGGCAAGAACCGCGCGGGCACGCCGATCGCCGGGGGCGAGGTCTACGACCCGGCGAGCGACACATGGTCGCGGATCGCCGACGCGCCCAAGGCGTACGGCAATTCGGCCGCGGCGGCGGTCGGCGACCGGCTCTACGTGATCGGCGGCTGCACCGGCGTCTCCTGCGGCACCCGCGACGTCCAGGTCTACGACCCGGCCGGCGACACGTGGTCCACGGGACCGGCCTACCCTGTGCCGACCTCCTGGCAGAGCTGCGGAACCGTCGACGGGACGCTGTACTGCGCGGGCGGTGTCCACCAGGGCGACGGGCAGCCTCCGCACGCCACGGCCGTGGGCTACGCCCTGGACCGGGCCGCGGGCCGCTGGACGCCGATCGCCGACCCGCCGGTGGACTTCTGGGGCGCCGCGACGGCGAGCGGCGGGGGCCGGCTCATGGCCGCCGGCGGTGTGCTGGTCGGGGCCGCCGCGGTGACCAACGAGGCCTACGCCTACGATCCGGCCGCGGACACGTGGAGCGCGCTGCCGAACCTGCCGCAGCCGCTGTACGCGGCGGCCGGAGCGCCCGGCTGGTCGGTGCTGGGCGGCCAGAGCGCCGACAGGGTGATGCAGACCTCCGCCCTCGAACTGTCCGGTTACGACGCGCCCCACGGGGACGTGACATGGCTGGCGGCGAAGGCGGGCTCCTCCTCCGTCGGCGCGGGCAGGACGGCGGAGCTGACCGTCACCGTCGACGCCCGGGACATGGGTCCGGCCGACGCGGGCGTGCACCAGGCGCGGCTGGTCATCGACAGCGACGGGCCGTACGCCTCCGTCACCGTGCCCGTCGCCATGACCGTGGTGGCGCCGCCGGGGTGGACGCACCTGACCGGCACCGTCAGCGGCGCCGGGCGGCATGGCGGCAGCACCCCGCTGGCCGGAGCCACGGTCCGGGTCGGTACCGGGGCGGGCGCGCACACGCTGAACACCGCGGTCGACGGCTCGTACCAGCTGTGGCTCCCGGACGCCGGACCCACCGTTTCCCTCACCGTGAGTGCCGAGGGCTACCGGACGGCCGAGCGCACGGTGCGACCGCGCGGTCGTGACGCCGTCACCGCCGACGTGGTTCTGACCAGGCGTTAG